A single genomic interval of Gossypium raimondii isolate GPD5lz chromosome 11, ASM2569854v1, whole genome shotgun sequence harbors:
- the LOC128034964 gene encoding disease resistance protein RGA2-like, whose amino-acid sequence METSFMTKKSQLTHSFKDKIVGRGDDKTTLLKLVLEFESEENVYIIPIVGFGGLGKTALAQFVYNDEMVKNNFELMMWVCVSDVFDVKIIVEIMIKSATGKAPDQNLEMDQLQKQLREKIGGKKYLLVLDDIWNDEWEKWVSLNELVVGGAKGSRIIVTTRSLGVAKITSKCQPYVLKGLSDNDAWSLFKEIAFEQRSADSTDSGFVEIGKLILERCSGVPLVIRTIAGTLSFKENKSEWLSFKDNELARISQNEGEILPTLKLSYDHLSSHLKHCFAYCRLYPKDHEIDVRTLVQFWVAQGFVKQLNPSQSLEEIGFGYFKDLVERSFFQEVEEDGFGDMRCKMHDLMHDLAESVAWMESSIIDSNKIASDVGEKCRHISINPSLIPLFKGKKLRTLLQYATVGTPNLSQETWDFVIANCRCLRVLDLQWLGIEMISPSIYKLKHLRYLDLSWNPGLKILPKSICKIQNLLALKLDGCIGLQELPKKIEKLVNLTHLSFRYINGLTHMPRGIGKLTSLETLSMFVVDKDESHGGADLSELRLLNNLRGDLEIRNLGFVKNAKEKFKAANLKEKQHLSLLILRWNVDFVDEGDDDKSLKDLQPHPNLRALNIEGWRGDAKFPSWLPLLTNLVTIYISGSNFKHLPSFAQFPCLKGLEIHDCTKLEYMDDNSPKGSQGGPQSFFPSLKHLSLWDCPNMKSWWRTTKPIDDDSNEDDTTVMGTSTMAFLCLSSLTIRNCPLTLMPLYPSLDEDLMWSNTSSRPLKQTIKMNINAKAPSTSTSSLPLSKLKSFDVHNIEGLDTRTLGECLQHLTSLKTLTIRDCKEVDLEGMQLEPHKNLSHLKIDNIPKLVSLPIWLQHLVQLKTLKIHNCIGLRSLFPVIQHLTFVEDFEVKDCKEVDLEGMQWEPLKNLSHLKIDNIPKLVSLPIWLQHLVQLKTLIIHNCNGLRSLLPVFKHLTFLEKFAVKDCKELELSGAGIQIFQDHTSLRSLRLQNIPKCRHLPEWLQHLTNLQLLYLVNLPNLTSLPDEMRCLTSLDYLQIRDIPQLEERCRKDIGADWHKIAHIPHIWL is encoded by the coding sequence ATGGAAACGTCTTTCATGACTAAAAAGAGTCAGCTAACGCACtcttttaaagataaaatagtaGGGAGGGGCGATGATAAAACAACTCTTCTAAAACTCGTGTTAGAGTTTGAAAGTGAAGAGAATGTTTACATCATTCCAATTGTGGGGTTTGGAGGGTTAGGGAAGACTGCTTTGGCTCAGTTTGTCTATAATGATGAAatggttaaaaataattttgagttgatgATGTGGGTGTGTGTTTCAGATGTTTTTGATGTCAAAATAATTGTAGAAATCATGATCAAATCTGCAACAGGCAAAGCACCAGACCAAAATCTCGAAATGGACCAATTGCAAAAACAACTTCGGGAAAAAATTGGTGGgaaaaaatatttgcttgtttTGGATGACATTTGGAATGATGAGTGGGAAAAATGGGTTAGTTTAAACGAGTTAGTAGTAGGTGGGGCTAAAGGAAGTAGGATCATAGTAACTACACGCTCTTTGGGAGTAGCAAAGATTACTAGTAAATGTCAGCCTTATGTTCTGAAAGGCTTATCTGATAATGATGCTTGGTCTTTGTTCAAAGAGATAGCATTTGAGCAAAGATCTGCAGACTCAACAGATTCAGGCTTTGTGGAAATAGGAAAGCTGATTTTGGAAAGGTGTAGTGGAGTTCCTTTAGTCATAAGGACGATAGCTGGTACGTTgtctttcaaagaaaataaaagtgagTGGCTTTCTTTTAAAGATAACGAACTTGCTAGAATATCTCAGAACGAAGGTGAGATATTACCTACACTTAAGTTGAGTTATGATCATCTCTCATCCCATTTGAAGCATTGTTTTGCTTATTGTCGACTATATCCAAAAGATCATGAAATTGATGTACGAACACTTGTTCAATTTTGGGTTGCACAAGGTTTTGTAAAGCAATTGAATCCAAGCCAATCTCTTGAGGAGATCGGATTTggatattttaaagatttagttGAAAGAAGTTTCTTTCAAGAGGTAGAAGAAGATGGATTTGGGGATATGAGATGTAAAATGCATGATTTAATGCATGATCTAGCTGAATCAGTAGCATGGATGGAGAGTAGTATTATAGATTCAAATAAAATTGCAAGTGATGTTGGTGAAAAATGTCGCCACATATCAATTAATCCTTCATTAATTCCTTTGTTTAAGGGAAAAAAGTTGCGAACCTTGTTACAGTATGCAACCGTGGGAACTCCAAATTTGAGCCAAGAAACTTGGGATTTTGTAATTGCAAATTGTAGATGCTTGCGTGTATTGGATTTGCAGTGGTTAGGTATTGAGATGATTTCACCCTCCATTTACAAGTTGAAACATTTGAGGTACCTTGATCTTTCTTGGAATCCCGGTCTTAAGATTCTCCCAAAGAGTATTTGCAAGATTCAGAATTTGCTAGCGCTGAAACTTGATGGGTGTATTGGGCTTCAAGAATTGCCAAAGAAGATTGAAAAATTGGTGAATCTTACCCATCTTTCTTTTCGTTATATTAATGGCTTAACTCATATGCCACGTGGAATAGGGAAGCTGACTTCACTTGAGACGTTAAGCATGTTTGTAGTGGATAAAGATGAGTCCCATGGCGGTGCAGATCTAAGTGAATTGAGACTGCTTAACAACTTAAGGGGAGACCTAGAAATAAGAAATTTGGGATTcgtaaaaaatgcaaaagagAAGTTTAAGGCTGCTAATTTGAAAGAGAAGCAACATTTGAGCTTGTTGATTTTACGATGGAATGTTGATTTTGTTGATGAAGGTGATGATGATAAATCACTTAAAGACCTCCAGCCCCATCCTAATCTCAGGGCGCTTAATATTGAAGGATGGAGGGGTGATGCCAAGTTTCCAAGTTGGCTTCCTTTGCTCACAAATCTCGTCACAATTTACATAAGTGGTAGTAATTTCAAACATCTCCCGTCCTTTGCGCAATTTCCTTGTCTTAAAGGGCTGGAGATACATGATTGTACTAAGCTGGAGTACATGGATGATAATAGCCCAAAAGGAAGTCAAGGAGGACCACAATCATTCTTCCCATCACTTAAGCATCTTTCGCTCTGGGACTGTCCGAATATGAAGAGTTGGTGGAGGACGACAAAACCAATCGATGATGATTCCAATGAGGACGACACAACAGTTATGGGAACATCAACCATGGCATTTCTTTGTCTTTCCTCTTTAACAATTAGAAATTGCCCTTTGACTTTAATGCCACTGTATCCATCACTCGATGAAGATCTAATGTGGTCGAATACCAGTTCAAGGCCGTTAAAGCAGACAATCAAGATGAACATCAATGCTAAGGCCCCATCAACTTCAACCTCTTCTCTTCCACTCTCCAAATTGAAATCTTTCGATGTACACAATATTGAGGGGTTGGACACTCGCACACTAGGTGAGTGCCTGCAACATCTCACCAGCCTCAAAACATTAACAATAAGAGATTGCAAGGAGGTTGATTTAGAGGGCATGCAATTGGAACCCCATAAGAATCTCTCTCATTTGAAGATTGATAATATTCCAAAGCTGGTGTCTCTCCCCATTTGGCTTCAACATCTTGTTcaattgaaaacattaaaaattcataactGCATTGGATTGAGGTCACTCTTTCCTGTGATCCAACATCTCACTTTCGTTGAAGATTTTGAAGTAAAGGACTGCAAAGAGGTTGATTTAGAGGGCATGCAATGGGAACCCCTTAAGAATCTCTCTCATTTGAAGATTGATAATATTCCAAAGCTGGTGTCTCTCCCCATTTGGCTTCAACATCTTGTTCAGttgaaaacattaataattcatAACTGCAATGGATTGAGGTCACTGCTTCCTGTGTTCAAACATCTCACTTTCCTTGAAAAGTTTGCAGTAAAGGACTGCAAGGAGCTGGAGTTATCTGGAGCTGGCATCCAAATATTCCAAGATCATACAAGCCTACGCTCTCTACGGCTGCAAAATATTCCAAAGTGTCGGCATCTTCCGGAGTGGCTTCAACATCTAACAAATCTGCAACTGCTTTATCTCGTTAATTTGCCCAATTTAACATCTCTTCCGGACGAGATGCGATGCCTAACCAGTTTGGATTATTTACAAATACGAGATATTCCTCAGTTGGAGGAAAGATGTCGGAAGGACATTGGCGCTGATTGGCATAAGATTGCTCACATCCCCCACATTTGGTTGTAA